From one Alicyclobacillus acidocaldarius subsp. acidocaldarius Tc-4-1 genomic stretch:
- a CDS encoding NAD(P)/FAD-dependent oxidoreductase — translation MSKIVIAGAGYAGMMAAAYLDRQGIPFTLVNNHDYHYLTILLHEVAGGRDVGDKYKIPIKEVLRNDSSELVVTTVTGIDRERRVLKTTEGEIGYDYLIYALGWVSEYFGIKGLKEYSLSITNLDSAVEIRRHIDEQFRLYKQDGDERHLRIALGGAGLTGIELMGELLEYLPKLCRELDIPWEKVDVQCIEAMPTILPMVAEHLRPYVVETITKRGGKLRTNAKINEVTEGVIHLDGGEKVEAGTIVWTGGVRANPILSEAGFTVDRRGRAKVNAYLQSVDDEQIFVAGDSAWAEDENGRPYAPTAQNAEQMGPLAAKNILLRERRREMQPFKPRDWGTLCSLGSEVGVGSFLGVPIKGVMGALAKEGSKAKYLWELGGLRLAGNHAKEVVRI, via the coding sequence ATGAGCAAAATTGTGATTGCTGGCGCGGGTTACGCAGGCATGATGGCGGCGGCCTATCTGGACAGGCAGGGGATCCCGTTTACCCTCGTGAACAACCATGATTACCATTATCTTACCATTCTGCTGCACGAGGTAGCTGGCGGGCGGGACGTCGGCGACAAGTACAAGATCCCCATCAAGGAAGTCCTGAGGAATGACTCGTCTGAGCTCGTCGTGACGACCGTCACCGGGATTGATCGGGAGCGGCGCGTCCTGAAGACGACCGAGGGGGAAATTGGGTACGATTACCTGATCTACGCGCTGGGTTGGGTGTCGGAGTACTTCGGGATCAAGGGGCTGAAAGAGTATAGCCTAAGCATCACGAATCTCGATTCCGCGGTGGAGATTCGCCGCCACATCGATGAGCAGTTCAGGCTGTATAAACAGGATGGCGACGAGCGCCACTTGCGGATTGCGCTCGGCGGCGCGGGGCTTACGGGCATCGAGCTGATGGGAGAGCTGTTGGAATATCTTCCTAAACTATGTAGGGAATTGGACATTCCGTGGGAGAAAGTCGACGTTCAGTGCATTGAGGCGATGCCGACCATTCTTCCCATGGTCGCGGAGCACCTGCGGCCGTATGTCGTCGAGACCATCACAAAGCGCGGCGGCAAACTCCGCACGAATGCCAAGATCAACGAGGTCACGGAAGGCGTCATTCACTTGGACGGAGGGGAAAAGGTCGAGGCCGGCACCATTGTGTGGACCGGCGGCGTGCGCGCCAACCCCATCCTGAGCGAGGCCGGGTTCACGGTGGATCGCCGCGGCCGCGCCAAGGTGAACGCGTACCTGCAATCGGTCGACGACGAACAGATCTTCGTGGCAGGGGACAGCGCGTGGGCGGAGGACGAAAACGGCAGACCCTATGCGCCGACCGCGCAAAACGCGGAGCAGATGGGGCCGCTTGCGGCGAAGAACATCTTGTTGCGGGAGCGTCGCCGCGAGATGCAGCCGTTCAAGCCACGGGATTGGGGCACCCTCTGCTCGCTCGGGTCGGAGGTGGGCGTCGGCAGCTTCCTCGGCGTGCCCATCAAGGGCGTCATGGGCGCGTTGGCGAAGGAAGGGAGCAAGGCCAAGTACCTTTGGGAACTGGGTGGCTTGCGCCTTGCCGGCAATCACGCGAAGGAAGTCGTGCGCATCTGA